A genomic region of Pseudomonas sp. MPC6 contains the following coding sequences:
- a CDS encoding DUF692 domain-containing protein yields the protein MNKAFQIGAGLGLKPNHYQEAHDCTVKGLWFEVHPENYMVGGGPRLAWLEAIGERHPLSLHGVSLSLAADCPPDPEHLKRLKQLADRVQPALISEHLAWSAWRDQYHPDLLPFPRTNEALQRIASNIQRTQDALGRRIAIENPTHYLHLDGHDYSELEFLTELSTVTGCGLLLDVNNVHISAHNLGFNAADYLDAFAADAIMEIHLAGFTKDPGESSLLIDSHDAPVAEDVWSLYQRLIERIGQRPTLIERDDHIPAFDVLLAERNRAQTLLNLEQNQRMKVAI from the coding sequence ATGAACAAGGCATTCCAGATCGGGGCCGGACTTGGCCTCAAACCGAACCATTACCAAGAGGCCCACGACTGCACGGTCAAAGGTCTCTGGTTCGAAGTTCATCCGGAAAACTACATGGTTGGTGGCGGCCCCCGTCTGGCATGGCTGGAGGCCATTGGCGAGCGGCACCCATTGTCGTTGCACGGGGTGTCACTTTCGCTGGCGGCCGATTGCCCGCCGGACCCGGAGCACTTGAAACGCCTGAAACAGCTCGCTGATCGCGTTCAACCGGCACTGATTTCCGAGCACCTGGCCTGGTCAGCCTGGCGCGACCAATACCACCCCGACCTGTTGCCTTTTCCCCGAACAAATGAAGCGTTACAGCGTATAGCAAGCAATATCCAGCGCACACAAGACGCCCTCGGACGTCGCATTGCCATCGAAAACCCGACCCATTATTTGCACCTGGACGGGCATGACTACAGCGAACTGGAATTTCTCACCGAATTGAGCACGGTGACTGGCTGCGGCTTGTTGCTGGACGTCAACAACGTGCACATCAGTGCGCACAACCTGGGTTTTAACGCCGCCGATTATCTGGATGCCTTTGCGGCCGACGCCATCATGGAGATTCATCTGGCGGGGTTCACCAAGGATCCGGGTGAATCCTCATTACTGATCGACAGCCATGATGCCCCTGTCGCCGAAGATGTCTGGTCGCTGTACCAGCGGCTGATCGAGCGGATCGGCCAGCGTCCGACACTGATCGAACGCGACGACCATATCCCCGCTTTCGACGTTTTACTGGCCGAGCGCAACCGAGCGCAGACGTTATTGAACCTTGAGCAAAATCAGCGAATGAAGGTGGCGATATGA
- a CDS encoding sigma-70 family RNA polymerase sigma factor yields MERTTHNDALRSREIHLQTLFLAGLGGDERAYGTFLKELSGHIRGFVRTRLQRQPDEVEDLLQEVLLAVHNGRQTYRADQPLTAWVFAITRYKLTDFFRGRSRNEVLNDSLDDVAELFAEPHLEPEQAHRDLGKLLEQLPERQRLPIQQVKLEGLSVAESAQMTGLSESAVKIGIHRGLKALADRIRGTR; encoded by the coding sequence ATGGAACGAACTACACATAACGACGCATTGCGCAGCCGGGAAATTCATCTTCAGACCTTGTTCCTCGCGGGCCTTGGTGGAGACGAGCGGGCTTATGGCACTTTCCTCAAGGAGCTGAGTGGTCATATACGCGGCTTTGTTCGAACCCGACTTCAGCGGCAACCGGATGAAGTAGAGGATTTGCTGCAAGAGGTTTTGCTGGCCGTCCATAACGGTCGACAAACGTACCGTGCGGACCAACCGCTGACGGCCTGGGTGTTTGCCATCACCCGCTACAAACTCACGGATTTTTTTCGTGGCAGGTCGCGCAATGAAGTGCTCAATGACTCGCTCGACGATGTGGCGGAGCTGTTTGCCGAGCCGCATCTGGAGCCGGAGCAGGCCCATCGCGACCTCGGCAAGTTACTTGAGCAACTGCCTGAGCGGCAGCGTTTGCCGATTCAGCAGGTGAAGCTTGAAGGCTTGTCGGTCGCCGAGTCCGCGCAAATGACCGGCCTTTCGGAGTCAGCGGTAAAGATTGGCATCCATCGCGGGCTTAAGGCGTTAGCCGACAGGATTAGAGGTACACGATGA
- a CDS encoding aromatic ring-hydroxylating dioxygenase subunit alpha has protein sequence MSNTALQQIPVHHLETVLNPIHQATGLSNEFYTHQHYFELERDQVMGKTWACVGFASDLTKNGSVKPVDFMGLPLLLMRNREGLVQVFHNVCSHRGMKLVQEEGEVQGVIRCPYHSWTYDLNGALRGTPHVGGIDKHKDERFACEKHGLKAINSAIWMDMVFINLSGDAQPLEEMLAPLTARWTQFLGEDGMSQLRRRPGHDATTLDINCNWKLAVENYCEAYHLPWVHPSLNSYSRLEDHYNILFDERFGGQGSYAYNLSDVAGTHLPKFPSWPQDRLRNAEYVAFFPNVLLGIQADHAFAMQLEPVAPGRTIEHLRLFYVGDEALGDEYAACRNAILESWKVVFAEDISSVEGMQKGRHSPAYKGGAFSPEMDVPTHFFHQWAARQLLATVPDA, from the coding sequence ATGAGCAATACCGCCTTGCAACAAATTCCTGTGCATCATCTGGAAACTGTACTTAACCCGATTCATCAAGCCACCGGGTTGAGCAACGAGTTCTATACCCATCAGCATTACTTCGAATTGGAACGCGACCAGGTGATGGGCAAGACTTGGGCGTGTGTCGGTTTCGCCAGCGACCTGACCAAGAACGGCTCGGTCAAGCCGGTCGACTTCATGGGACTGCCACTGCTGCTGATGCGCAACCGCGAAGGCCTGGTGCAGGTCTTCCATAACGTCTGCAGCCACCGCGGCATGAAGCTGGTGCAGGAAGAAGGTGAAGTACAGGGTGTTATTCGTTGCCCCTACCACTCCTGGACTTATGACCTCAATGGCGCCTTGCGTGGCACTCCGCATGTCGGCGGTATCGATAAGCACAAGGACGAGCGTTTTGCTTGCGAAAAGCACGGTTTGAAAGCAATCAACAGCGCCATCTGGATGGACATGGTGTTCATCAATCTGTCGGGTGACGCACAGCCGCTCGAAGAAATGCTTGCTCCCTTGACCGCGCGCTGGACGCAGTTCCTTGGCGAGGACGGTATGAGCCAGCTGCGCCGCCGTCCGGGTCATGACGCGACCACATTGGATATCAACTGCAACTGGAAGTTGGCCGTCGAGAACTACTGCGAAGCCTATCACCTGCCGTGGGTGCACCCGAGCCTGAACTCGTATTCGCGCCTGGAGGATCACTACAACATCCTCTTTGACGAGCGTTTCGGCGGTCAGGGCAGCTATGCCTACAACCTGTCCGACGTGGCGGGTACGCATTTGCCGAAGTTTCCGAGCTGGCCACAAGACCGCCTGCGCAACGCTGAATACGTAGCCTTCTTCCCTAACGTACTGCTTGGCATCCAGGCGGATCATGCCTTCGCCATGCAGTTGGAGCCGGTTGCACCAGGCAGGACGATTGAACACCTGCGCCTGTTCTATGTGGGAGACGAGGCCTTGGGTGATGAATACGCCGCCTGCCGTAACGCCATTCTGGAGTCCTGGAAGGTGGTATTTGCCGAAGACATCAGCTCGGTCGAAGGCATGCAGAAAGGCCGTCACTCTCCTGCTTACAAAGGCGGTGCGTTCTCGCCGGAAATGGACGTTCCGACTCACTTCTTCCATCAGTGGGCTGCGCGTCAGCTGCTAGCCACCGTACCGGACGCCTGA
- a CDS encoding YeeE/YedE thiosulfate transporter family protein, with product MVFSLLMALVLAFLIGWVSQRMGMCLVKASEQLLAGRPTLFVALTSCGLFGLLLAPLYRFSEVSLPLYLPGISYPLLVSGGLLFGVASVLNNGCSVGTLTRFASGNFNKLFTMIGWVLGIVLWYYMRMMPEQKTILMPEISSRHYWLLIGVVALVLIFLVCIHGNKHLVFSSMLLGALTSALYTFEPLWTPSVFFYNVSQLFWQADMAISARRIAVFVMLLAGMLSFTVYRKMFRFEAFTPSKAGVHLLAGILMGIGASMMLGGNDSQILLVFPTLSVASSIPMVSIATGILVSLWCKKRFTN from the coding sequence ATGGTTTTCTCTTTATTGATGGCGTTGGTATTAGCGTTCCTGATTGGCTGGGTTTCGCAGCGCATGGGCATGTGCCTTGTCAAAGCGAGCGAACAATTGCTGGCGGGGCGCCCGACGTTGTTTGTGGCACTGACATCGTGTGGATTGTTCGGGTTGCTGCTGGCCCCGCTCTATCGTTTCTCCGAGGTCAGCCTGCCGCTGTACTTGCCGGGTATTTCCTATCCTTTACTGGTTTCGGGAGGCTTGTTGTTCGGGGTGGCATCGGTGCTGAACAACGGTTGCAGCGTAGGTACGCTGACCAGGTTTGCCAGTGGCAATTTCAATAAACTGTTCACAATGATCGGCTGGGTCCTGGGGATCGTGCTCTGGTATTACATGCGCATGATGCCCGAACAGAAGACCATTCTGATGCCGGAAATTTCCAGCCGCCATTACTGGCTGTTGATCGGTGTAGTGGCGTTAGTGCTGATTTTTTTGGTTTGCATACATGGTAATAAACACCTTGTTTTCTCCAGCATGCTGCTGGGTGCGTTGACGAGTGCGCTCTATACGTTCGAGCCGTTATGGACACCGAGTGTGTTCTTTTACAATGTTTCGCAGTTGTTCTGGCAAGCCGATATGGCAATCAGCGCCCGGCGTATTGCTGTGTTTGTCATGTTGCTGGCAGGCATGCTGAGTTTTACCGTGTACAGGAAAATGTTTCGTTTCGAGGCCTTTACCCCATCAAAGGCTGGCGTTCATTTGTTGGCGGGTATTTTGATGGGGATTGGGGCTTCGATGATGCTCGGCGGTAACGACTCGCAAATACTGTTGGTGTTTCCAACATTGAGCGTTGCTTCAAGCATTCCAATGGTGTCGATTGCCACAGGCATTCTGGTGTCATTGTGGTGCAAAAAACGCTTTACGAATTGA
- a CDS encoding DNA-binding domain-containing protein, with protein sequence MKPSLASFQDAFVDALYGTESSTMDSLTQQPGFAVYRNTVLKGTTDALLANFPTVERLVGTDWLKSAAAIHARLSPPTDARLLNYGAGFPDFLDKFEHAQDMPYLGDVARLDLLWTQVHCAADEPGLGLNDLAQIPATELGNLRLKPRDTARWVWLPDCPAYTIWCVNREQREMPEKLEWQGEGALLTRKAGRVYWQAASAADCAFLDACAAHLPLDVAADWAIDVESDLNLENLIIRLVSADAFVTAELLTTSY encoded by the coding sequence ATGAAGCCCTCTCTCGCAAGCTTTCAGGATGCCTTCGTCGATGCGTTATACGGCACTGAATCATCCACGATGGATTCGCTGACCCAACAACCAGGCTTTGCGGTCTATCGCAATACCGTACTCAAAGGCACGACGGATGCGTTGCTAGCCAACTTCCCTACCGTAGAGCGCCTGGTGGGTACTGACTGGCTTAAAAGCGCCGCCGCCATACATGCCCGGCTTTCACCGCCAACAGATGCACGTTTACTGAATTACGGAGCGGGCTTCCCCGACTTTCTCGACAAATTCGAGCACGCGCAAGACATGCCGTATCTGGGCGACGTCGCCCGTCTGGACCTGCTCTGGACACAGGTTCATTGCGCCGCTGATGAGCCTGGTCTTGGGCTGAACGACTTGGCGCAGATTCCCGCTACGGAATTGGGCAACTTGCGGCTTAAACCACGGGACACCGCCCGTTGGGTCTGGTTGCCGGACTGTCCCGCCTACACGATCTGGTGCGTCAATCGTGAACAACGGGAAATGCCTGAAAAACTCGAATGGCAAGGTGAAGGTGCACTACTGACACGCAAGGCCGGCCGCGTGTATTGGCAAGCTGCCAGCGCCGCAGACTGTGCCTTTCTCGACGCCTGCGCGGCTCACCTGCCCCTCGATGTCGCTGCCGACTGGGCCATTGATGTCGAGTCTGACCTGAATCTGGAAAACCTCATTATTCGCCTGGTGAGTGCTGACGCGTTTGTAACGGCGGAACTCCTGACAACCAGTTACTGA
- a CDS encoding YkgJ family cysteine cluster protein, with amino-acid sequence MQNNTVRFSCVGCGICCKGRLIPLTLAEAQQWLNRGHDIAVILEAFDESSWPHSSAEFAHAKGRSVSVICGKTQIQVIAVFAGKALEQCPNLRADNLCGIYEERPLVCRIYPMEINPFIALRQDNKACPPQAWESDDILCTDGRSDPALEALVNQSRQADRTDASSKIAICAQLGLNVASWKDNALAVYFPPRGKLLEAIHSVTGTPEDYPDLEWQVRVDEPGLRERLAASKVSLAANEYADYIFHVF; translated from the coding sequence ATGCAAAACAACACCGTCCGATTTTCCTGTGTAGGCTGCGGTATTTGCTGCAAGGGCCGCCTGATACCGCTGACATTGGCTGAGGCACAACAATGGTTAAACCGCGGTCACGACATCGCGGTGATTCTTGAGGCCTTTGATGAATCGAGTTGGCCTCATTCATCAGCGGAGTTTGCCCACGCCAAAGGCCGATCTGTAAGTGTAATTTGTGGCAAGACCCAGATACAGGTCATCGCTGTGTTTGCCGGCAAAGCACTTGAGCAATGCCCTAATCTCAGAGCTGACAATCTTTGCGGCATCTACGAAGAACGCCCCCTGGTTTGCCGCATTTATCCGATGGAAATCAACCCATTCATCGCTTTACGTCAAGATAACAAAGCGTGCCCGCCGCAGGCTTGGGAGAGCGACGACATTCTCTGCACAGATGGGCGTTCAGATCCGGCTCTGGAAGCACTCGTCAATCAATCTCGACAAGCAGACAGAACCGATGCATCAAGCAAAATCGCCATCTGCGCGCAACTGGGCCTGAATGTGGCGAGTTGGAAAGACAACGCGCTGGCCGTTTACTTTCCACCACGAGGAAAACTGCTCGAAGCGATACACAGCGTTACTGGCACTCCAGAGGACTATCCTGACTTAGAGTGGCAAGTTCGGGTTGATGAACCAGGGCTGCGCGAGCGATTGGCCGCATCGAAGGTGTCTCTGGCTGCCAACGAGTACGCTGACTACATCTTTCATGTTTTTTAA
- a CDS encoding DUF2282 domain-containing protein, with the protein MNNLKLAAIAVAFSSFAAGAIAAETPAAAGAMEKCYGVAMAGHNDCKAGAGTTCAGTAKMDYQPNAWKNVPAGTCTTIKTPKGTGTLTPM; encoded by the coding sequence ATGAACAATCTGAAGCTTGCTGCCATCGCCGTTGCCTTTTCCTCCTTTGCTGCCGGCGCCATTGCCGCCGAGACCCCTGCCGCCGCAGGCGCCATGGAAAAATGCTACGGCGTCGCCATGGCCGGTCACAACGATTGCAAGGCCGGTGCAGGTACCACATGCGCAGGTACGGCAAAAATGGATTACCAGCCTAATGCCTGGAAAAACGTTCCCGCTGGCACTTGCACCACCATCAAGACACCAAAAGGCACCGGCACCCTCACACCAATGTAA
- a CDS encoding aldehyde dehydrogenase family protein produces the protein MYPIASHWLNYIDGEWLDSAQQLTVNNPGTAEPLATIAQATVADAERAVLAARRCADSGELTRVRPAQRVTWLLRIAEEIRAVAEEGAWVLCQENGKSLNDAKDEFVEAARYFEYYAGMADKIEGTSIPLGNGYMDFTLYDPMGVSAQIVPWNFPVSICARSLAPALAAGNAVVIKSPELSPLGMCVLIRAIAKAGLPKGAVNLICGRGREVGAHLVGHRAVDQIVFTGSVPTGQSILRDAAEHAIPSVMELGGKSAAIAFADADREQLLASVKGGIFFNAGQVCSAMSRLLVQREIYEEVVESVVALAEGFSVGVGHDNPDLTPVVSAGQLAGIEALCRRAIEEGAVAATGGEGFSDRAGHFMRPTVFRDVSPEMCIAQEEVFGPVLAVIPFDSEEEAIAIANGTAFGLVAGVFTQDISRAMRCTRRLKAGQVFVNEWYAGGIETPFGGVGLSGFGREKGQEALYSYVRTKNVAIRVAGE, from the coding sequence ATGTATCCAATTGCATCCCATTGGCTCAACTACATCGATGGTGAATGGCTCGATAGCGCGCAGCAGCTGACGGTGAACAACCCAGGCACTGCCGAGCCGCTGGCGACCATCGCCCAGGCCACTGTCGCCGATGCCGAGCGTGCCGTGCTGGCGGCTCGTCGTTGCGCCGACAGCGGTGAGTTGACCCGCGTTCGTCCGGCGCAGCGTGTCACCTGGTTGCTGCGCATTGCCGAAGAAATCCGCGCCGTGGCCGAAGAGGGCGCCTGGGTGTTGTGCCAGGAAAATGGCAAGAGCCTCAACGATGCCAAAGATGAGTTCGTCGAGGCGGCACGCTACTTCGAATACTACGCAGGCATGGCTGACAAGATCGAAGGCACTTCGATTCCATTAGGCAATGGCTACATGGATTTCACCCTGTATGACCCGATGGGTGTATCCGCGCAAATCGTGCCGTGGAACTTCCCGGTTTCGATCTGTGCCCGCTCGCTTGCACCGGCGTTGGCGGCTGGCAATGCGGTGGTGATCAAATCGCCCGAACTGTCGCCTTTGGGGATGTGCGTGCTGATCCGCGCTATTGCCAAGGCCGGGTTGCCCAAGGGCGCGGTCAACCTGATTTGCGGTCGTGGCCGTGAGGTTGGCGCGCACCTGGTTGGCCATCGTGCTGTCGATCAGATTGTCTTCACCGGCTCAGTGCCGACCGGTCAATCGATTCTGCGCGATGCCGCCGAACATGCCATCCCCAGCGTTATGGAGTTGGGTGGCAAGTCAGCCGCGATTGCTTTCGCCGATGCGGATCGCGAACAACTGCTTGCCAGCGTCAAGGGCGGTATTTTCTTCAACGCCGGACAGGTGTGCTCTGCCATGTCGCGCCTGCTGGTGCAGCGTGAAATTTATGAAGAGGTCGTCGAGTCTGTTGTCGCCTTGGCCGAAGGTTTCAGCGTGGGCGTCGGCCACGACAACCCAGACCTCACACCAGTGGTCAGTGCCGGGCAACTGGCAGGCATCGAAGCCTTGTGTCGGCGCGCCATTGAAGAGGGCGCAGTAGCGGCCACTGGCGGTGAGGGGTTCAGTGACCGTGCCGGGCACTTCATGCGACCGACCGTGTTCCGCGACGTGAGCCCCGAGATGTGCATCGCCCAGGAAGAGGTCTTCGGTCCGGTGTTGGCGGTGATCCCGTTCGACAGCGAAGAAGAGGCGATCGCGATCGCCAATGGCACCGCTTTTGGCCTGGTCGCGGGTGTGTTCACCCAGGACATCAGTCGCGCCATGCGCTGCACCCGTCGCCTGAAAGCTGGCCAAGTGTTTGTGAACGAGTGGTATGCCGGTGGAATTGAAACCCCGTTTGGCGGTGTCGGCCTGTCCGGTTTTGGCCGGGAAAAAGGGCAGGAGGCCTTGTACAGCTACGTGCGTACCAAGAACGTGGCGATCCGCGTAGCGGGGGAGTGA
- a CDS encoding FAD-dependent oxidoreductase: MLDISEPVVATAAVSAPVVPAVQLQTPPAATLPRQPIVIIGSGYAGYGLAQALRKADPKVEIRVLTQESGHLYSKPALSIGLAQGKSAAALSGETPLAIEKRLNIRVYPHCTVERIDSAAQRLHTNFGEMEYGQLVLASGAQPIRLPIEGDTAALLSVNNLHDYQRLRERLVGVRRVAILGDGLIGCEFANDLASSGFAVSVIGLGHWPMERLLPEEAGRQLQLALSELGVNWHLENTLQRIEPAEDGYRLSLADGQSVEADLVLSAVGLRPNLSLAETAGVAVGRGIQVDAQLQTSQPGIYALGDCIEIDGQLLPYLAPINQGIQALCKTLLGRPVKVSYPLMPVTVKTPAAPLCLLPPTVGVAGEWRCTLTADGLSAGYYDIEGALCGFVLLGRQAQLQRNTLLQSCQNAQRAVA, from the coding sequence ATGTTGGATATCAGTGAGCCGGTGGTGGCGACCGCAGCCGTCAGTGCGCCGGTAGTGCCTGCAGTGCAGCTGCAAACGCCGCCAGCGGCCACACTGCCACGCCAGCCGATCGTCATCATCGGCAGTGGCTATGCTGGTTACGGTCTGGCCCAGGCGTTGCGCAAGGCCGACCCTAAGGTCGAGATCCGCGTGCTGACTCAAGAGTCTGGCCACCTGTATTCCAAGCCGGCGTTGTCCATCGGCCTGGCACAGGGCAAAAGCGCCGCGGCATTGTCCGGCGAAACTCCGCTGGCGATCGAGAAGCGCTTGAATATCCGCGTCTATCCGCACTGTACGGTGGAGCGTATCGACAGCGCGGCGCAGCGGCTGCACACCAACTTCGGTGAAATGGAATATGGCCAGTTGGTACTGGCCAGTGGTGCGCAGCCCATCCGACTGCCGATCGAGGGTGATACTGCGGCGTTACTCAGTGTCAACAACCTGCACGATTACCAGCGCTTGCGTGAACGCCTGGTGGGTGTGCGGCGAGTGGCAATCCTGGGTGACGGCCTGATCGGCTGCGAGTTTGCCAACGACTTGGCCAGCAGTGGCTTTGCCGTCAGCGTTATCGGCCTCGGCCATTGGCCGATGGAGCGTCTGTTGCCGGAGGAGGCCGGGCGGCAGTTGCAACTCGCCTTGAGCGAACTGGGGGTGAACTGGCACCTGGAGAACACCCTGCAACGCATTGAGCCGGCTGAAGACGGCTATCGCCTGAGCCTGGCCGATGGCCAAAGCGTGGAAGCCGACCTGGTGTTGTCTGCCGTGGGTCTGCGTCCCAACCTGAGCCTGGCCGAGACCGCCGGGGTCGCCGTTGGTCGCGGCATTCAGGTGGACGCACAGTTGCAGACTTCGCAACCGGGGATCTATGCCCTGGGCGACTGCATCGAGATCGACGGCCAATTGCTCCCGTACCTGGCGCCCATCAATCAGGGCATCCAGGCGCTGTGCAAGACCTTGCTCGGTCGGCCTGTCAAGGTCAGCTATCCGTTGATGCCTGTCACGGTGAAGACCCCGGCGGCGCCGCTGTGCCTGCTGCCACCCACCGTCGGCGTAGCCGGAGAGTGGCGTTGCACACTGACTGCCGATGGCCTCAGTGCCGGTTATTACGACATCGAGGGGGCACTCTGCGGGTTTGTCCTGCTCGGTCGCCAAGCACAATTGCAGCGCAATACATTGCTGCAGTCCTGTCAGAACGCTCAACGGGCCGTCGCCTGA
- a CDS encoding LysR substrate-binding domain-containing protein — protein sequence MKINPLPPLNSLVAFEAAARHLSFTLAAQELNVTQGAISRQVRLLENYLGKTLFERTTRSIHLSPTASQYYETVRASLMQVAQATGEIRHWQGAQQVTVATSSAMASLWLLPKVSEFQSNNEDIDLRIIAYDQVKDFSRLDCDLALYYCRTPPQDMQVTPLFSEEVFPVCSPGYLSKYPELKTPEQLADCTWLWLEDPQRDWIGWTEWFQRLGLKSVEPRRRININSYSMLIQSALSGQGIALAWSNLVDNHLQTGALVRPIDTVLSSDAQFCLLEPKGQGRMRQSVKCFRTWLIEQLPTTLSGSEFGASE from the coding sequence ATGAAAATCAATCCTCTACCGCCACTCAACAGTCTGGTGGCATTTGAAGCGGCCGCGCGCCATTTGAGTTTTACGCTGGCAGCACAGGAACTGAATGTCACCCAAGGGGCGATCAGTCGGCAAGTGCGTCTGCTCGAGAACTACCTGGGAAAGACTTTGTTCGAGCGCACCACGCGCTCGATCCACCTTAGCCCAACCGCCAGCCAGTACTATGAAACGGTGCGAGCATCACTGATGCAGGTAGCCCAGGCGACAGGTGAAATTCGCCACTGGCAGGGCGCGCAGCAGGTCACAGTGGCCACCAGTTCCGCGATGGCTTCACTCTGGTTGCTACCCAAGGTGTCTGAGTTTCAGAGCAATAACGAAGACATTGATCTGCGCATTATCGCCTACGATCAAGTAAAGGACTTCTCACGACTCGATTGTGACTTGGCGTTGTACTACTGCCGAACCCCACCGCAAGACATGCAGGTAACGCCACTGTTTTCGGAAGAGGTGTTCCCGGTCTGCAGCCCGGGCTACCTGTCAAAATACCCGGAATTGAAAACGCCTGAGCAATTGGCTGATTGCACCTGGTTATGGTTAGAAGATCCGCAGCGTGACTGGATTGGTTGGACTGAGTGGTTCCAGCGTCTCGGGCTAAAGAGCGTTGAGCCAAGGCGCCGGATCAATATCAACAGTTACTCCATGCTGATCCAATCGGCACTCAGTGGGCAGGGTATCGCTTTGGCTTGGTCGAACCTGGTCGACAATCACCTGCAAACCGGTGCTTTGGTGCGGCCGATCGATACGGTATTGAGTTCAGACGCACAATTCTGCCTGCTAGAGCCGAAGGGCCAGGGGAGGATGCGGCAAAGTGTTAAATGTTTTCGCACCTGGTTGATCGAGCAGTTACCGACCACGCTTAGTGGCTCAGAATTCGGTGCCAGCGAATAG
- a CDS encoding DoxX family protein, producing MDTINTRSPAADNSLRGLWNRVATRLGNLISDSFLVLVARIAIAAIFFMSGRTKVSDVLTITPSTYELFRTEYALPVISPELAAHLSTYSEHLFPLLLVLGLFTRLSALALLGMTFVIEVFVYPDAWPTHLSWAGLLLIIIARGAGALSLDSRLGIR from the coding sequence ATGGATACCATCAACACCCGCTCACCTGCCGCCGACAATTCCTTGCGTGGCCTCTGGAACCGCGTTGCAACCCGATTGGGCAATCTGATCAGCGATTCGTTTCTGGTGTTGGTGGCACGCATCGCCATCGCCGCCATTTTCTTCATGTCAGGGCGCACCAAAGTCAGCGACGTTCTGACGATTACGCCGAGTACCTACGAACTGTTCCGCACGGAATACGCCTTGCCTGTGATCTCTCCAGAACTGGCGGCACACCTTTCGACCTACAGCGAGCACCTATTTCCACTGCTGCTGGTCCTCGGGCTGTTCACCCGTCTATCCGCCTTGGCGTTGCTGGGTATGACCTTTGTCATTGAGGTTTTCGTTTACCCCGATGCCTGGCCGACGCACCTGTCCTGGGCGGGATTACTGCTAATCATCATCGCACGTGGTGCAGGAGCACTTTCGCTGGATAGCAGACTGGGCATCCGGTGA